The Spirochaetota bacterium nucleotide sequence TTACCCTTGTCAGTATCGCCACCGGTGTGAACACATTGCAGAACGTGTTCGATGTCATCTGGAAAAAACGGACGACAGCGTCGTTCGTACGCCGATATCTCGTGCTTATCGGCATACTCATCGTGTCCGTTCCCTCGCTCGTGCTCATCGCCGCGGCAAGCAGGTTCATCGCGCTGCAGAACTATGCGTTCAAGATCATATTCATGAATATGGCAAGTGTCGGAACGCTCGCGGTCATTTTCATGATGCTGTTCTTTCTTTACTATATCCTCCCAAGCACGCATGTCCCGCGCCGCAACGCGCTCCTCGGCGCAGGCTTTGCCACGATCGTGTGGTTCATATCGAAATCGGCTTTCCTTCTCTACGTACATCATTTCGCCACCTATGACCGCATGTACGGCTCACTTTCGGTGATACCGGTGTTCCTCCTCTGGATATATATCAGCGCGGCGTGCATCATCGCCGGGTGCCAATTCACCTACGTCATCACGTTCCGCCGCAATCTGCTCCTTTCACGCGATCATACAAAACGATTCCGGACTTACGCGAATTACTTCCTCCTGCGCATACTGCATATCGTGAACGAAGAACACCGCGCATCGCGCTCGCCGACGCCGGTATACCTTATTGTGAACGGCATTGAATGCCCGTTCGAATACTGCAAAACGCTCCTCTCGCGGCTTGTCCGTAAACGGATGCTCATACGCACCCTCCGCGGATATATGCCGCGGAAAGATATCGCATCCCTTGCGATCGGGGACATCCTCGATACGATCGGCATTGCGCGCTATGAGCTGCCGCCGAGACGCAAAGACCGTTTCGATGCGCGTGTGCGCCGCCTGTTCGCATCGCTCTCGGCATCCCGAAGCAAGCCGCTTTCCGGCGTTCACTTCAGGAGCCTTGTATGAAGCGCGAGCGGGCACCGAATTTCTACCGCCGGGTATATGCTGAGACGAAACGCATACCGCGGGGGAAAGTGACGACGTACGGCACCATCGCACGTGTGCTCGGGTCATTCCGTGCCTCCCGCGCCGTGGGTTATGCGCTCATGCATACGCCGATGGACGAGAACATCCCCTGGCAGCGCGTCATCAATGCACGCGGCACGATAAGCATCGGCGGTAACGCGGACCGGCCGGCCGTGCAGAAACGGCTTCTCGTGCGCGAGGGCGTGCATTTCGACAAGAGCGGCACGGTCGATATGAAAAAATATTTCTGGGAACCGTAGGCAGGGAGCATATGGGATTGTTCAGCGGCAAAGAAATGACCGATATCGAGATAAAGGCGATACTCGGCAAGCTCCGTGAGGAGTATATACGCTCCGCCGAAACGCACGGGGCATCGCTCTTTAATGTCGAGGCGCTCAATCAGCGTTACCTCGAGGCGCTGCGCAAGCGCGTCGATATCAAGGTGTTCCTCGCCGCGGAAGTGCAGGCATACAATGAGATCGTGCACCGTATCGCGGAAAAAGAATCCGAGGTGGTGCGCGCCGCCGAAGCCGAACAGAAAAGGGAAGAGGAGTCATTCTCGCGCAAGGCGGACGATATCCTCGATAAATTCGAGAAGATGATAGAAAAATATCCGTCGATAGAGATGTCGCCGCATTCATCGAACGAGATCAATCACCTCTACGGCGGGCTCAAGGAATTAGCCGGCTGCGTGGCCATCGTACGCTCATTGTTCACCGGGACCGGCGACTACTCGCTCGAAATGGCGGCAAAAGCGCTCGATGAGCTCTTCACCCGTCACACGACGGAGATAGGCGACCGATTTCCCGATCTCTTTCAGGATTATATCCTCGCGTTCCTCAGGCCGAACAGCGAATCGGAAGCGAAAAAAATGGAACAGAACACGCTCAAGGAATGCGGTTTTTTCCTGAACGATTCCGTGACGCGCTTACAGGAACTCGTTGCCAACAGCGATATCGTCCAGCCCGGCGCACCGGTGACGATACCGGAACTTATCGAAAAGGACTATCCCCGCATCGCGAAAACGTTCGCCGGCAAGACGCGCGGCGAAGTGCTCACCGGGGCGCTTGCTTATGCCGAGGCCATGGTACGCGATTTCCGCCTCGCCAGCTTCAAGAAATCCTGATGCCGGCGCCGAACACCTTCTTCATAGAGACCTACGGCTGCCAGATGAACAAGGCGGACAGCGCATCCATACGGGCGCTGCTCATCGAGCGCGGCATGCACGAATCGAATGAAGCATCGTCAAGCGATGTCGTCATCATCAACACCTGCGTCGTCCGGGAACATGCTGAAGAACGCATCTACGGGCGCCTGGGTCATTACCGTCATATCAAAGAGCGCATCAATCCGCGGCTCAAGGTCGTCATCACCGGCTGCATATCACGCTTTTCACGCGAGCGGCTCATCAGCGAATATGAAGTGGACATCGTCGCTGATGTCTACCGGCAGGCGGACCTTGCCGACCGCATCGCCTCGGGGCTGTGGGAAGAGCGCACGCTTAACGAGAACGGCCCCTATCGCTTCAAGCCGTCGGAGATCGACCCCGCGCACCCCTTCAAGGCGTTCGTATCGATAACGCACGGCTGCGACAATTGGTGC carries:
- a CDS encoding MGMT family protein; amino-acid sequence: MKRERAPNFYRRVYAETKRIPRGKVTTYGTIARVLGSFRASRAVGYALMHTPMDENIPWQRVINARGTISIGGNADRPAVQKRLLVREGVHFDKSGTVDMKKYFWEP
- a CDS encoding YihY/virulence factor BrkB family protein codes for the protein MPSPRSSIVSSLSHLPTPVRNAIYLSALFFRKFYTDRGLGYASILSYIVIITFVPLVSLLLVLGTKFIRGEHEIAMITAALLPNLLPETGVAIRDYLMQLIHSRESAVTLFSVLLTLVSIATGVNTLQNVFDVIWKKRTTASFVRRYLVLIGILIVSVPSLVLIAAASRFIALQNYAFKIIFMNMASVGTLAVIFMMLFFLYYILPSTHVPRRNALLGAGFATIVWFISKSAFLLYVHHFATYDRMYGSLSVIPVFLLWIYISAACIIAGCQFTYVITFRRNLLLSRDHTKRFRTYANYFLLRILHIVNEEHRASRSPTPVYLIVNGIECPFEYCKTLLSRLVRKRMLIRTLRGYMPRKDIASLAIGDILDTIGIARYELPPRRKDRFDARVRRLFASLSASRSKPLSGVHFRSLV